Proteins from a genomic interval of Danio rerio strain Tuebingen ecotype United States chromosome 4, GRCz12tu, whole genome shotgun sequence:
- the LOC137490894 gene encoding protein NLRC3-like isoform X5 codes for MGNTHAAGDQDLSTECSSVHQKRAEAEPSCVSMKSDASMGVPITFKSENTGPAVSSVHQKRAEAELSCVSMKSDASMNPPIEFKSGNTGPAVSVDRDGQTGDLQQDSLQPEHDELQRVKEQHKTSMKNKYERLFEGINHGETQTLLNRIYTQLYIIEGESEGVNEEHEVLQMEKRARTKPSQHTPVYCNDIFKASAGAGHEEQIKKEKAQIKTVLTKGIAGIGKTVSVQKFILDWAEGKDNQDVDFMFVLPFRELNLIRDHQYSLHRLLLDFHPELEDLEPKIYEQCRVVFIFDGLDESRITLNFSDRQKVCAVTESSSVAVLMWSLLKGDLLPSALIWITSRPAAAHQIPSTYIKRLTEIQGFTEPQKEEYFRKRISDEHQASRIISHIRRARSLQIMCHIPVFCWISSTVLQKLLEEDVSAEIPQTLTEMYIHFLLIQINMRKPKYEERDPEKLLPSNRGVILKLAEVAFRQLMKGNVMFYEEDLIESGIDVTDASVYSGICTEIFKEESVIHQRKVYSFIHLSFQEFLAAFFVFYCHLTENREPLRVIYDSEYSYNQYLQSSSEKSLYDLLSSAVVKAVWSSNGHLDLFLRFLLGVSLDSNQRLFQDLLTHTEESSENIRRITQYIKDEIKRGKHLSAERSINLFLCLLEVKDQTLAREIQEFVKSDKHSEEELSPAHCSTISYMIEMSEEPLDELDSNKFNTSDVGRRRLIAAVRNCRRALLQRCELTVQCCESLSSALQSSNCVLRELDLSNNDLQDSAVKLLSDGLKSQHCKLETLRFEFKHLID; via the exons ATGGGTAACACACACGCTGCTGGAGATCAGGATTTGTCTACAGAATGCAG ttcagttcatcagaagagagcagaagcagagcccagctgtgttTCTATGAAGAGTGACGCGTCTATGGGTGTACCAATAACATTTAAGAGTGAAAACACAGGACCTGCTGTCAG ttcagttcatcaaaagagagcagaagcagagctcagctgtgtgtctatgaagagtgacgCGTCTATGAATCCACCAATAGAATTTAAGAGTGGAAACACAGGACCTGCTGTCAG TGTGGATAGAGATGGTCAGACTGGAGACCTGCAGCAGGATTCACTCCAACCAGAACATGATGAACTTCAGAGAGTCAAAGAgcagcacaaaaccagcatgaagaacaagtatgagagattatttgagggaatcaaccatggagagactcaaaccctcctgaacaggatctacacacagctctacatcatagaaggagagagtgaaggagtgaatgaagaacatgaggttttacagatggagaaaagagccagaacaaaaccctcacaacacactccagtctactgcaatgacatctttaaagcctcagctggagcaggacatgaggaacagatcaagaaggagaaagcccagatcaagactgttctcactaaaggcatcgctggaatcgggaaaaccgtctctgtgcagaagttcattctggactgggccgagggaaaagacaatcaggatgtagatttcatgtttgtgcttccatttcgagagctgaacttaatcagagatcatcagtacagtcttcacagacttctgctggactttcatcctgaacttgaagatctggagcccaagatttatgagcagtgtagagttgtgttcatctttgatggtctggatgaaagcagaatcacactcaACTTTTCAGATAGACAGaaagtttgtgctgtgactgaatcttcatcagtggctgtgttgatgtggagcctcctgaaaggagatctgcttccctctgctctcatctggatcacctccagaccagcagcagcccatcagatcccctccacatacatcaagcgtctgacagaaattcagggattcactgagcctcagaaggaggaatatttcaggaagagaattagcgacgagcatcaagccagcagaatcatctcccacatcagaagagcaagaagcctccagatcatgtgccacatacccgtcttctgctggatctcctccactgtgcttcagaagctcctggaagaagatgtgagtgcagaaatccctcaaactctgactgagatgtacatccacttcctgctgattcagatcaacatgaggaagccgaagtatgaagagagagatccagagaaactcctgccgtccaacagaggagtgattctcaaacttgctgaagtggctttcagacagctgatgaagggcaatgtgatgttttatgaggaggacctgattgagagcggcatagacgtcactgacgcctcagtgtattctgggatctgcactgagatcttcaaggaggaatctgtgattcatcagaggaaagtctacagcttcatccatctcagctttcaggagtttctggctgctttctttgtgttttactgccatttaacagagaacagagaaccgCTGAGGGTGATTTATGACAGTGAATATTCATATAATCAATATCTACAGTCCAGCTCTGAGAAGTCTCTGTATGATCTGCTCAGTTCAGCAGTAGTTAAAGCTGTCTGGAGTAGTaatggtcatctggatctgttcTTGCGGTTTctgctgggcgtctcactggattccaatcagagactcttccaggatctgCTGACACACACGGAGGAGAGCTCAGAGAACATCAGGAGAAtcacacagtacattaaagacGAGATCAAGAGAGGTAAACATCTCTcagctgaaagatccatcaatctgttcctctgtctgctggaggtgaaagatcagactctggccagagagattcaggagtttgtgaaatcagacaaacactcagaggaggaactctctcctgctcactgctcaacaatctcCTACATGATTGAGATGTCAGAGGAGCCGCTGGATGAGTTAGACTCTAATAAATTCAACACATCAGATGTGGGAAGACGGAGACTGATAGCAGCtgtgagaaactgcagaagagctct GCTACAGCGCTGTgaactcactgttcagtgctgtgagagtttgtcttcagctctacaatcctcaaactgtgtgctgagagagctggacctgagtaacaatgacctgcaggattcagcagttaagcttctctctgatggactgaagagtcaacactgtaaactggagacactaaGGTTTGAGTTCAAacacctgattgattga
- the LOC137490894 gene encoding uncharacterized protein isoform X3, protein MGNTHAAGDQDLSTECSSVHQKRAEAEPSCVSMKSDASMGVPITFKSENTGPAVSVDRDGQTGDLQQDSLQPEHDELQRVKEQHKTSMKNKYERLFEGINHGETQTLLNRIYTQLYIIEGESEGVNEEHEVLQMEKRARTKPSQHTPVYCNDIFKASAGAGHEEQIKKEKAQIKTVLTKGIAGIGKTVSVQKFILDWAEGKDNQDVDFMFVLPFRELNLIRDHQYSLHRLLLDFHPELEDLEPKIYEQCRVVFIFDGLDESRITLNFSDRQKVCAVTESSSVAVLMWSLLKGDLLPSALIWITSRPAAAHQIPSTYIKRLTEIQGFTEPQKEEYFRKRISDEHQASRIISHIRRARSLQIMCHIPVFCWISSTVLQKLLEEDVSAEIPQTLTEMYIHFLLIQINMRKPKYEERDPEKLLPSNRGVILKLAEVAFRQLMKGNVMFYEEDLIESGIDVTDASVYSGICTEIFKEESVIHQRKVYSFIHLSFQEFLAAFFVFYCHLTENREPLRVIYDSEYSYNQYLQSSSEKSLYDLLSSAVVKAVWSSNGHLDLFLRFLLGVSLDSNQRLFQDLLTHTEESSENIRRITQYIKDEIKRGKHLSAERSINLFLCLLEVKDQTLAREIQEFVKSDKHSEEELSPAHCSTISYMIEMSEEPLDELDSNKFNTSDVGRRRLIAAVRNCRRALLQRCELTVQCCESLSSALQSSNCVLRELDLSNNDLQDSAVKLLSDGLKSQHCKLETLRLMTCKLTADSCESLSSALQSSNCVLRELDLSNNDLPDSGVKLLSDGLKSQHCKLETLRLQWCKLTVQCCESLSSVLQSSNCVLRELDLSNNDLQDSGVKKLSDGLKSQHCKLETLRLAMCNLTVQCCESLSSALQSSNCVLRELDLSNNDLQDSGVKLLSDGLKTVDCKLETLRLSGCMVTEEGCGFLSSALTSNPSHLRELDLSYNHPGDSGVKLLSEQLEDPNYTLDKLNLDHGGHTRITAGPRKCRTTHTLTHTHTHSHTHTNSHTQTHAQTAVNTRMPTYNLTHKHTLTHTLSLSHTHTHTHTHTHTHTRTHILSHTHMHTFTHIRTHTYTHTLSLTQTHALTYTFSLTQKHTQTHSHTHILSHTLFHTHTDTHANKYEHTHTNSLSHTHILFFSLTHTHSHTQTHAQTAVNTYNRMRTYNLTNTHTHTHTHTLSLFLSLTHMRLYTGTRTQLWL, encoded by the exons ATGGGTAACACACACGCTGCTGGAGATCAGGATTTGTCTACAGAATGCAG ttcagttcatcagaagagagcagaagcagagcccagctgtgttTCTATGAAGAGTGACGCGTCTATGGGTGTACCAATAACATTTAAGAGTGAAAACACAGGACCTGCTGTCAG TGTGGATAGAGATGGTCAGACTGGAGACCTGCAGCAGGATTCACTCCAACCAGAACATGATGAACTTCAGAGAGTCAAAGAgcagcacaaaaccagcatgaagaacaagtatgagagattatttgagggaatcaaccatggagagactcaaaccctcctgaacaggatctacacacagctctacatcatagaaggagagagtgaaggagtgaatgaagaacatgaggttttacagatggagaaaagagccagaacaaaaccctcacaacacactccagtctactgcaatgacatctttaaagcctcagctggagcaggacatgaggaacagatcaagaaggagaaagcccagatcaagactgttctcactaaaggcatcgctggaatcgggaaaaccgtctctgtgcagaagttcattctggactgggccgagggaaaagacaatcaggatgtagatttcatgtttgtgcttccatttcgagagctgaacttaatcagagatcatcagtacagtcttcacagacttctgctggactttcatcctgaacttgaagatctggagcccaagatttatgagcagtgtagagttgtgttcatctttgatggtctggatgaaagcagaatcacactcaACTTTTCAGATAGACAGaaagtttgtgctgtgactgaatcttcatcagtggctgtgttgatgtggagcctcctgaaaggagatctgcttccctctgctctcatctggatcacctccagaccagcagcagcccatcagatcccctccacatacatcaagcgtctgacagaaattcagggattcactgagcctcagaaggaggaatatttcaggaagagaattagcgacgagcatcaagccagcagaatcatctcccacatcagaagagcaagaagcctccagatcatgtgccacatacccgtcttctgctggatctcctccactgtgcttcagaagctcctggaagaagatgtgagtgcagaaatccctcaaactctgactgagatgtacatccacttcctgctgattcagatcaacatgaggaagccgaagtatgaagagagagatccagagaaactcctgccgtccaacagaggagtgattctcaaacttgctgaagtggctttcagacagctgatgaagggcaatgtgatgttttatgaggaggacctgattgagagcggcatagacgtcactgacgcctcagtgtattctgggatctgcactgagatcttcaaggaggaatctgtgattcatcagaggaaagtctacagcttcatccatctcagctttcaggagtttctggctgctttctttgtgttttactgccatttaacagagaacagagaaccgCTGAGGGTGATTTATGACAGTGAATATTCATATAATCAATATCTACAGTCCAGCTCTGAGAAGTCTCTGTATGATCTGCTCAGTTCAGCAGTAGTTAAAGCTGTCTGGAGTAGTaatggtcatctggatctgttcTTGCGGTTTctgctgggcgtctcactggattccaatcagagactcttccaggatctgCTGACACACACGGAGGAGAGCTCAGAGAACATCAGGAGAAtcacacagtacattaaagacGAGATCAAGAGAGGTAAACATCTCTcagctgaaagatccatcaatctgttcctctgtctgctggaggtgaaagatcagactctggccagagagattcaggagtttgtgaaatcagacaaacactcagaggaggaactctctcctgctcactgctcaacaatctcCTACATGATTGAGATGTCAGAGGAGCCGCTGGATGAGTTAGACTCTAATAAATTCAACACATCAGATGTGGGAAGACGGAGACTGATAGCAGCtgtgagaaactgcagaagagctct GCTACAGCGCTGTgaactcactgttcagtgctgtgagagtttgtcttcagctctacaatcctcaaactgtgtgctgagagagctggacctgagtaacaatgacctgcaggattcagcagttaagcttctctctgatggactgaagagtcaacactgtaaactggagacactaaG ACTGATGACATGTAAACTCACTGCCGAttcttgtgagagtttgtcttcagctctacaatcctcaaactgtgtcctgagagagctggacctgagtaacaatgacctgccggattcaggagtgaagcttctctctgatggactgaagagtcaacactgtaaactggagacactgag gctacagtggTGTAAACttactgttcagtgctgtgagagtttgtcttcagttctacaatcctcaaactgtgtgctgagagagctggacctgagtaacaatgacctgcaggattcaggagtgaagaagctctctgatggactgaagagtcaacactgtaaactggagacactgag attggccatgtgtaatctcactgttcagtgctgtgagagtttgtcttcagctctacaatcctcaaactgtgtgctgagagagctggacctgagtaacaatgacctgcaggattcaggagtgaagcttctctctgatggactgaagactgtggactgtaaactggagacactgag attgtctggctgtatggtgacagaggaaggctgtggttttctgtcttcagctctgacttcaaacccctcacacctgagagagctggatctgagctacaatcatccaggagattcaggagtcaagctgctctctgaacaactggaggatccaaactacacactggacaaactcaa tctggatcatggaggacacacgaggattacagcaggaccacgcaaatgtaggactacacacacactcacacacacacacacacactcacacacacacacaaactctcacacacagacacatgcgcaAACAGCAGTGAACACACGCATGCCCACATACAatctaacacacaaacacactctcacacacacactctctctctctcacacacacacacacacacacacacacacacacacacacacacgtacgcacatactctctcacacacacatgcacacattcactcacatacgcacacacacatacacacacacactctctctcacacagacacacgcactcacatacacattctctctcacacaaaaacacacacagacacactcgcacacacatatTCTTTctcacacactctttcacacacacacagacacacacgcaaacaaatatgaacacacacacacaaacagtctatctcacacacacatactctttttctctctcacacacacacactctcacacacagacacatgcgcaaacagcagtgaacacatACAATCGCATGCGCACATACAatctaacaaacacacacacacacacacacacacacactctctctctctttctctctctcacacacatgcgcCTGTACACAGGCACACgcacacagctgtggttataa